The following is a genomic window from Methanoplanus sp. FWC-SCC4.
TCTTCCGCCAAAACTGGTGTTGCAAAGAGTGCTGACAATGTAAAAATCAGGAAGAGGGTCGTTATCATAAAATTTTTCATAAATATCTCCTGTGATTTTTTTGATATTGTAATTTTTTTCGGTATTATTCTGTATGTGATTTTAATCAGAAAAAAGATATTGTGGTTTTTCGGTTTGGTTTTATAGTCTGCTGATTGCTGACAGCTTATTTTTTAGGTTTTATGTCGATGCCGTACTTTTCGGCATTTCTGTCTGCTATTGCCTGAATCTTGGCGATCTCTGCCTCGTTTGGCTGGGGTTTGAAGAGGTGGCGGAATCTCTTCTGGGATTTTAAGTAGTCCTCTACAGGGACACGCTTTACCTTTCTTGATTTGACGATTTCGCCGTCCACCATCTCAAAGTTTGCCCACAGACCGCAGTCGAGAGCCATCTTTCCAATCTCCATGGTTTTTGCGCCGTCAAATCCCCATCCGGTGCAGCACGGTGTGTGAACCTGGATGTAGCACGGACCCTCTGTGTTTATTGCACGGGTAACCTTGTCCATTAAGTCCTTTGGGGTTGCAATCGATGTGGTTGCAACGTAAGGTGATCCGTGTGCCGCAAGAATTGCCGGGAGATCTTTTTTGGGTCTCTGGTTTCCTGTCGAATACTTTCCGGCAGGGCTTGTTGTTGTGCTTGCATCGTACGGTGTTGCACCTGAACGCTGGATACCTGTGTTCATGTATGCCTCATTGTCGTAGCAGATGTATGTTATATCATGGCCTCTTTCAAAAGCACCGCTGATACAGAGAATGCCTATATCGAATGTTGCACCGTCTCCTGCGATAACAACAACCTTTTCGTCCCTGCCCTGTCTTTTGATGGATGCCTCGACACCTGATGCAACTGCTG
Proteins encoded in this region:
- a CDS encoding thiamine pyrophosphate-dependent enzyme, whose translation is MSCDEKTCEFFEPGHRACGGCGPALAARLITRATGENTIIVASTGCMEVFSTPYPETAWKTPWIHSLFQNAAAVASGVEASIKRQGRDEKVVVIAGDGATFDIGILCISGAFERGHDITYICYDNEAYMNTGIQRSGATPYDASTTTSPAGKYSTGNQRPKKDLPAILAAHGSPYVATTSIATPKDLMDKVTRAINTEGPCYIQVHTPCCTGWGFDGAKTMEIGKMALDCGLWANFEMVDGEIVKSRKVKRVPVEDYLKSQKRFRHLFKPQPNEAEIAKIQAIADRNAEKYGIDIKPKK